From the genome of Daphnia pulicaria isolate SC F1-1A chromosome 5, SC_F0-13Bv2, whole genome shotgun sequence:
GAGACTATTGatatcgttaaaaaaattattctcaaTCAAGAATAAATCTTTTCTCAGATTCTGATCGATTCCGACATTCATCACCAACAAAAATATATCTCCCTCGCGTTCTTCGACGTATAAGTCGTCTTCAACACGCTTCAACACCAAGATAAATTTTACTAATAATAACCGATGAGTAATtgccaattgttttttttagcttGCCTTTCCCAACACTCTACATTACTCTTCGTTATTTCAACACACCCATCGATCAAGATACTTCTAAGAGGGTTTTGAGCATTCATGAAAATATCAATTCCTTTCTCGGTCACATTGTGGCAATCACGAACGCATAACCTTTCAagattattgaatttttgaattccaGCGACTTTTTGGAGGATGTCGTCGTCGAGCGTAGAACATCTAACAAACGTTATTTCCACTAATAAAGGAGAAGACAACAACAAGATCAAGTGTTCGCGCGGTATACCACTACCAAAAACTCTCAACTTTTCCAGTTGCTTTAATACTTCAGGTTCAGTCTTAACCCATTCTTTAACAAGTTTGGCGGTGGAATAACTCAAACCATAGTGTAGGACAAGGGAGTGAAGGTTTGGGCAAAGCTGTGTGATTACCAGAATATTGACATCACTCAACATTGATAGGGAAAGTTTCTTCAGTGATGAATTCCCAAAGGCTTTTAAAATTGGAGTCACACCGCCACCAAACGTGACGTTACCATTAGAAGGGTAATCTCCatgcattttaaaattacgGAGATTTTTAAGAGACAACAAATCAAGCAAATCACTGTCTGTCAGTCCTTCGTAGCTATTGATTTCCACCTGGATCACAGACGGGCACAGCGACAAAACAAATCCCAGAGCTTTAGGGATGTAGGAAGCAGAACGAGAGATTGTTAAACATATCAGAGAATACTTTGGAATCTCTAACTTTTGGTTCAAGAAAACCTCTTTGTGAATCTCCGTCAAGTTTTGAACAGTAGGGATATGGTCCCAGACTTGAAGACTATGAAAGTTTTCTAAGATTATTTGGATTCCGGCGTGGGTAATTGATGTTAAGATCGAACCCAACTTAAGAAGAGATTTGGGCAGCCCCAGTCCATCACCTCCACTTCCTAGATTACGCGTTGCACCGTCACACAATCCTTTAACTCCAATATCTGTGATATTCTGGCATGCATTAAACTCCAGTACTCTACGAAAGAAACcagaattgtttttaacaaatttggcatcaaacaaacattttgtttaCCTCAAATCTTTGCAATAAGTTCCTATTACTTCCAAGCTGCTGTCATCTGCATCAGAACATGAAATGTCCAGTACTTGTAATTTTGAAAGCTTAGGAATGAAAGAAGTAAATAATTCATCAATATTAGATAATTCCCAAAATAGATGTTTCAAGTTCTGAAATAGAAAGAATGTAATGTATCGATATTAAAGGAAgtgtaaaagtaaaatttcttactACACATCTCTGCATTGAATTATCAAGCTCAATGAATTGATCTTCAGGGCCTAAATCCCTCAGATCCAAGGTCTCTAAATGTGGAAGAGCCAGTAAACCGAGAAATTGTTTCAAACCTCCTCCGTCTCTAAGAGCAATGATGATTTCCTCCAATAACTTGTTAGCTGTTATAAAATAggacaattttaaaatacttttgGATAGATCATTGATAGTTGTCAACTTACGCAACTGATCAAAAGGACTGTTGATAGATTGATTGCTGTTAGCAAAATCACTGGTTGGTTCCTCACACAACAGAGCCATGTTGTTTACAACAAAATCAAGGCATGTTTGGAATAGCGATTTCACTCCAATCAATTGTGGCATAGTGGAGTTTAATGAGCTGTTTATAAGACTCTCTCTATTTAGTTTCAtttaaaaacgattaaaacCAGTTTATAACATAAACATGCCTTTAATGAAATTGCTACCTTCACTGTTCGTATTGAGATAAAAAGTCAACTTGGACGTCGGACGAACTTTAACACTTCACACTACTACAGTCCTAGTGAGCTGCTGACGAGAGATATCAAGATTTAGATATTTGGTGACTGAACCGTGGCTTAAAACTACTTTCCTTCCCAAAATCTCGCAATGCTTTGCTTTCGTAATTCAGAATGGGAGTGGAGCTGAACAGCTGACGCATACGACATGGCGACGATGGCGTTgccagtttaaaaaatttatttgaccGGCATGACCGCAGGCATTCAGACAGAGTTTCAGATAGTAAATCAGAGTGATTGGAGCCACAAAACTCAGTCaagagctatagaataattaaaatttaaataaaaaaccaataaaaaatttctttctattACTCTGTTATTGCCAATTGAAAATCTCACTTCCGTGTTCCGTCAGAGAGTCTGCTTCCGTGGCAAACCCAACGCAATTCCTTCGGAAATTTTTATCCGTGTTTACTTTTCCTCGGGTATCCGAACCAGCGAACATTAGTAAAGATTTAGTTTAGCTTGTTTTAATTCCGACTCCATTAATCAGCCGATTTACTAtggataaaatttatttaaaagtttGATTGTCTCTTAAGAAAATGTATTGCTTGCAATGGTGATAAAAAGGAACACATATAATGCTGCATTGCTGCTCAACTGCTAAGGTAATGAGGAAAGACAAGATGAAGTTTATATACACGCGAAGCTCAATTAGACTGTAACTGATTTGGTATGGAGGTGAAGAAAACATCTCAAGGCGAAGATTTGACGCGGTTTCGCGCCTCATCGACAAGAGCTAAATGTTCTCGACGAGCTTGAGCAACTTCAGGAGTGTCCTGGACGGCTGCCGGAGCAGCATGTGCTGTATGCTGGAATTGGACAGGTGCCTCTGGCAATGCATTTGAGATAACTCTAAAGCCACCAGCTCCGGCTGTGTAATAGACTACGATTGGTTGGCCGTCGGGATTGATGTAGGTGTAGTGGCCCATCTGATTTCCGGCTGCATCACGGAAATTCGAAGCGGACTGGTCGGCAGTGACGTGACCAAATGCGGCTTGGCCCAGCTCGTCCTGTGAATGGAATTTGCTGATGATGGGTGATGGGACTGGCGCAACCTGGACAACAGCTGGAGCAGCAACCGGAAGGGCCGATTACCCCAGGCGTCACGGAAGTTGGAAGCCGCCTGTCCGGGATAAGCGTAGCCGTAAGAAGCTTGGCCGAGCTCATCTTGGGCGTGATACTCTACTGGGACATGGAGTACAAGGAGGGCGCCCAGGTGGCCACGGGTACCGGAGCAAAGTTCGCCGATCCAGCACTGACGAACGGATGGAAAGCCGTCAGCTGACAGTGGCAGACTGAAGCGGCCATAACAAATAATGACAACGCAAtctgttgaataaaaaaaatgaagccgTTACTGAAAAGAATTgacaactttaaaaaaataaacttacaaTTGATTGCATGTTGATTCGCTTGTAAGTTGCTGGAAAGCGCTGGGAAGCGTTAGGTTTGAACTGATTGTACTTCGTTCACGGCGTCCTATTTATACCCCCCGCACAACACTAGCCGAGAGAACAAAAAGATAACCATCGGGAGGACAAGGTCAGGTTCGTAGTTATCGTTCGGAAAAATCGGAACCGATTTATTCCGGGATGGGCGTCAGTGGATGAGGTCCATTGTTCCTTCCgcctttctaaaaatttccaagaaataAGGAGACGTCGTTAAAATGTTTGTTCCAAACTGACCTTGCACCCGCAGTTGGGTGTGTACAACAATGTTGTCCTTTGTAGGCTGTTACACATGGAAGTAACTACTGACAACTCACACAAAATGagt
Proteins encoded in this window:
- the LOC124341046 gene encoding uncharacterized protein LOC124341046, whose amino-acid sequence is MPQLIGVKSLFQTCLDFVVNNMALLCEEPTSDFANSNQSINSPFDQLPNKLLEEIIIALRDGGGLKQFLGLLALPHLETLDLRDLGPEDQFIELDNSMQRCVNLKHLFWELSNIDELFTSFIPKLSKLQVLDISCSDADDSSLEVIGTYCKDLRVLEFNACQNITDIGVKGLCDGATRNLGSGGDGLGLPKSLLKLGSILTSITHAGIQIILENFHSLQVWDHIPTVQNLTEIHKEVFLNQKLEIPKYSLICLTISRSASYIPKALGFVLSLCPSVIQVEINSYEGLTDSDLLDLLSLKNLRNFKMHGDYPSNGNVTFGGGVTPILKAFGNSSLKKLSLSMLSDVNILVITQLCPNLHSLVLHYGLSYSTAKLVKEWVKTEPEVLKQLEKLRVFGSGIPREHLILLLSSPLLVEITFVRCSTLDDDILQKVAGIQKFNNLERLCVRDCHNVTEKGIDIFMNAQNPLRSILIDGCVEITKSNVECWERQAKKNNWQLLIGYY